The Halogeometricum borinquense DSM 11551 region TCGGTACGACGCTGTATATCGGTAGCACGGAGAGTCACGTCCTCGCATTCGATCTGGCATGACCCGCGCGGGTCGTCTTTGCTGCCGTGTTTGTGGTTACCGATACGTCTCCTCTCTTGTGACGCAAGCCGCAGATATGTTCGTTAATTCTGGCTAACCGGGCGTCGTGAGAAATAAAAATCGGCTCAAAAGCCCGTTTAAACGGGAGTAACCCGACTAAATTGGGCTGGACGGCTATCCCCATTGAAGTACCGATAGGCCATTCGACGACCTGTATGTCACGACAGACTCTCCAAGCGCTCCTCGTAGCCAGTGTGGTTCTCCTCGCTGGCTGTGCGGGTGGGATCTCCGGTTCACCCGGATCCCCGACAACGAATTCCCCAACTACGGACGCGGATCAGACCACCTCCTCACCGACATCAACGTCGCCTGACGCAGGTACGGTCGCCTTCTACATCAGTGACGAAGAGAACGCAATCAGCGACTTCCAGCATCTCAACGTGACCGTTACGCGCGTCGGCTTCGAACGCGCGGGTACAGACGGTGGCGGCTGGGCCGAACGCGAGGTTGACAACGAGACAGTCGATCTGACGACGCTCCAAGGCGCGAACGCCACGCTCGTTAATCAGTACACCATCCAGAATGGCACCTACAGCAAGGTGTTCGTGCACGTCAGTAACGTGAACGCGACGCTCCAGAACGGTGAACAGGTACGCGTGAAGCTCCCGAGCGAGAAACTCCAACTCACGAACGATTTCACCGTCACCAGCGGCTCCGATGTGGACTTCGTCTTTGACATCACGGTCCACAAGGCTGGCAACAGCGGAAAGTACATTCTCAAGCCGGTCATCAGCGAATCCGGAACCGACGTTCCGATCAAACCGACCGGTAACGAAGAACGGCGTGAGGACCTGAAACTCCAGTTCGTCGGCAATCTCTCGCAGAGTGCGAACGCCACTGTTGAAGTCACCCGCGACGGAGAGGCGGTTGCGAACGCGACCGTCCTCGTCAACGAAGAGGATGTCGGCACGACCGATTCGAACGGCCGGGTTACGTTCGGTGTCCCTCGTGACGAGAACCTGAAAGTCACGGTCACGAAAGATGACCACCAGGCCGAACTCGAAGTGACGCTCGACCACGACAGCGAAACAGATAACCAAGCAGGTGAGAAAGCCGATGCGGAACTGAATGCAACGTTCGTCGGCACTGTCTCACAAGGCGAAAATGCGACGCTGAGCGTGACGCAGAACGGTAGTGCTGTCGAGAACGCGACGGTCGTCGTGAACGACGAGACTGTTGGAACCACCGATACGGATGGCAAACTCACAGTTGCAGTCCCCAACGCGGACACCCTGACGGTGGTTGCACAGGTTGACGATGCGGAGGTCGAACTCGAATACGAATTCGAGTCCGACGATAACAGCTAAGCGCCGCGTATCCTTCCGGCTATCTCTTTTTTCTACGCGGTCGGCAGTACGTCATGCGATACTGACCGCCGGTGACGGTACTGATAGAGCGTTTTCCAATTACCGCTGTAATTCTGTTTCAAATTCCGTCACGTTGCTCATATTTCTCATCCCCAGCCCCAAACCGTTTGATGCTGTCGTCCGTCTCTCTACATTATGGTCACTGCCTGCAAGTACCACGAACAAACGAAACATACTCCAGAACGCGTCCGAACTAACACGTTCTCGCTCGATTTCGAGAATAAACCGCGACCATACAAGATCTACGAGGACATCTCACAGATTTCGCTCGGGGAGTCACTCCAGTCACTCGACAAACCAGCGCTAGCTGCAATCGCCACTTCGTCACCTGAACCACGTCTGGATGCTGATCCGCCATCGCTCGACGCGCAGTCGCTCCAAACGCTCTGTCACTATGCGACAGGTGTGACCAAGACGTTGAAAAGGCGGGGCCGGAAAATGCGCTTTCGGGCCGCTGCCTGTACGGGAAAGCTCTACCACGTTGATCTCTATGCCGTCATCGGTGCTGTCGATGGTCTTGATCCCGGCGTCTACCATTTCGATCCGGATACCGAGTCGTTTGACGTGCTTCGGGTGGGTGATTATCGCGGTGTACTCGCACAGGCGACAGACGACTTCTCGGCGGTTGCGAACGCACCGATGACGTTCGTCGCTACCTCTCAGTGGTGGCGTAATGCGTGGAAGTATCGCAACCGAACCTACCGTCACGCGTTCTGGGATTCCGGGACGATTCTCGCTACTCTGCTGGCTGTCGCATCTGCTCTCGGCCACGAATCGTCGGTCGTCGCCGGTTTCGCGGACGAACCTGTGGTGCGTCTGCTCGGTATCGATCCGGAAGAAGAAGCGCCGCTCGAACTTGTGCCGGTCGGGTCCGGGAGTCCAGCACCGGACGCACAGGACATCGAACAGATCGACCCCGACGAAGTCCCGCTGTCGGATCATGTCGTTGCATACCCGCTCGTCTTTGACGCTTGGCGACAGAGCACACTTGGGGATAATGAGGCCGTCCGTGCGTGGCGTCAGCAGTTCACCGAGGTTGACGACCACGCGTTTGGGACACACGACCGGGGCGATGGCCGACTGGTCACACTTGACCCCGTTGACACTTCGACCGCGTCCAGTCGTCCAGTCACGACGACCATCGAACGTCGCGGATCGCTGCGTGAGTACAGTCATGACGCTATTAGCGACCGCAAAGTCGCCACGATTCTGGACCGGGCGCTCAGGGGCGTTCCAACCGATTGCGGCGAGGCCGCTTCACACCTCGTGGATTACTACTGCCTCGTTCACGCCGTCGAGGGTATCCCGAGCGGCGCGTACCAGTATCATCCCGAAGCAACCGTTCTCGAACGCCTCGGTGAAACCAGCCGGCAAACCGCTGGTCATCTCGCACTCGACCAAAGCGTCGTCGGCGAGGCCGCTGTAAACGTGTACATAATGGCGGATGTTGACTCCATCGTCGAGCAGGTCGGTAACCGTGGCTATCGACTGGCACAACTGCTGGGCGGTATCAGCCTTGGACGACTCTATCTTGCGACGTACGCTCATCGGACGCTGGGTGGACGCGGCTTCACGTTCTACGATGACCTAGTCTCCGAACATCTCTCGCCACGTGCAGCGAACCAGACTCCGATGACGCTTTTTGCGTTCGGAAAGCGAGTGGAATAGGTACTTCGTCGATGGTGAATGAGTATGAGTTGTTAACCTAGTTTCACCGGTGGAGGAAGCATTCTCCACCACCCAATACGAGATAGAAGACGACGTAGAGGGATGTAAGTCCACTCGCATAGAATCCGAGACCGAACACGGTTTCAGTGGTTAGGATACCGTTCACGAGACCGTAAGCGGCCCACCCGAAGACGATGAGGCTGAGTATCGAAAGCGGAGAGTGAAGCCTTCGGATATAGCCAGCATTCACCGATGTGTATCTTGGGGCGATTGCCAACGTATTCTCTAAGATACGAAAAATAACTCCAGCTACACTAGATTTCTGCATTCAAGCTATAATTTTACACTGTGACACCACTATCGTTGTAATCAATTGGTAGTTTTGATCCTCCTTTTTGGCATGTAAAATACTATCTCCAGTTGACCCAATACAGTACCTGTTTTTGAATTTGATCCAAAAATAACATGCTCTGTACAGCATCTTCCGAAAACGACGAGAGACGCGACCCTACGCGTTCACGGACAAAATAAAACAAGAACTGCGTTAGTCGTCGGCGGTCGATGCGATATTCTTGCGGAGGTCGTTCTCGATTGCTTCGAGAGAGCGACCTTTCGTCTCCGGAACGAGTGCGTAGGTGAAGACAAGGGCAACAAGGCTACACACACCGAAGACCCAGAACGTCGATGGCGTTCCGAGATTAGCGGTCATCACCGGGAACATGAGCGACACGAGGAGATTCGCGCCCCAGTTGGCGACGGTAACTATCCCCATTGCACTCCCGCGGACGGCAAGCGGGTAAATCTCGGAGATGAGGAGCCAGAAAACCGGTCCAAGTCCGATGGCGAAAAAGGCCACGAACAGCATGAGGCTGACCGTTGCGATGATACCGAGTCCACCCGAGAATCCTGGTAGGTAGAAGACGGCACCGAGGATTCCCAGTGTGACGACCATGCCGCCGACACCGGTGAGGAGGAGCGCCCGCCGACCGACGCGGTCGATGAGCGCGATTGCAACGATAGTCATCACGACGTTGATAACCCCGATGCCTACCGTTGCGAGGATCGACGTTGCATTTCCGAACTCGGTCGATTCGAGGATTGTCGGTGCGTAGTAGATGACGGCGTTGATGCCGGTCACCTGCTGGAAGACGGCGAGTCCGAGGCCCACTACGAGCGCCGGACGGAGCCACGGTTCGAGGAGGTCGCGCAATCCGGTATTCGATTGCTTCGAGACGGTTCCACGAATCTCCTCGAGTTCTTTTTCGACGTCGCCACTTCGCGTCTGCTGGAGGATAGCACGTGCTTCCGCTTCCTTACCGTGCTCGAAGAGCCAGCGCGGGCTCTCCGGCATTTTGAGGATTCCGATAGCGAGGATCACGGCAGGGACCATCCCTGCTCCGAGCATGGCTCGCCACGATTCGCTATCGGCGAGGGCGAAGTTCACGAAGTACGACGAGAGGATGCCCACAGTAACCATAAGCTGGTTCAACGACGTGAGCGCCCCGCGGATTTTGGGCGGTGCGATTTCCGAAATGTAGAGTGGGCCGACAATCGAGGCGAATCCGATTGCGACGCCGTCGATAAGTCGTCCAGCTACCAGTACCGGAACGTTTGGCGCAACCGCCATCGTGAGCGACCCGATGAAGAAGACGATTGCACTGATCAGGATGAGCCGTCGGCGACCCAGTCGGTCTGCGAGTTTTCCACCGACCGCAGCGCCAACTGCTGCACCCGCCATTGCACCGCTGACGACAATCCCCTCCACCAACGAGGACATCGTGAATTCATTTTCGATAAACAGGAATGCTCCCGAAATGATCCCTGTATCGAACCCGAACAATAGCCCGTTGAGAGCGGCCAACGCGGCGGTGACGTACACGAATCGACCACCACCTCCGCTCAGAATGTCCTGTATATTAGAGGTTGACATTATGGGACTCCATCCCAATAGTTACTACATTAGTTAAGAAATCTTTTGATTCATTATCAATGTATAATTGTGTGGATCTATCTCATTTTTTAATGAGAGTGAGTTATCACCAATCCTATTGTAAACACGACTAGCACTGATTACAAAATCTCATTTCACGAACCAGTATTGGTCTGTTGACAATAGAATCTTCGTGTTCGATAACGCCGTACGCAGACGTGTCGAATTCTCCCCTATATTGGTCTAGGGAGTGGATCATACTTTCATACAGGATTTCTAGAAATAGTAATGCTGATTTGTATTCTGAACTTTACTATCCCATTCTCAGATGATGTCTTTAGCGGTGATGGGACGTAATCAGGTTCCCCGGCAAAGAGTAGCTACTAGCAGTGAACCAGAATACAAACGACCAAACCACGTGTGAACAAATACACCGTACTGATGTCGGACAGTGTCGTGACTCGCGTTGCAACTTTGGTTGATGAATATCTCCTGATCTGGGTACTTCTCTCAGTCGGCGTCGGGCTGGCCGTCCCGTCAGTAGCAGTTCTTACGCCACTGTCGACGCCAATTCTGGCGGTTATGATCGGTGCGGTTTCACTAACACTTGCTCCCGAGCGATTTCGTCAACTTCGCAGTCCGGTTTTGCTCACGATTCTCGTCGTGCAGACTGGGATGCCCTTGCTTGCGTTTGCCATTGCCCGGACGTTTGGCCTTTCCCCTGCACTTACGGCCGGATTTGTGGTCCTTGGCGCAGTGACGCCCGAACTCGTGACGCCAACGATGACTGAACTCAGCGGGGGCGATACCGCCCTCGCAACGGTCATCCTTGTCGTTGTCGGCCTCGGTACACTCGTGTTCGTTCCTGGGGTCGTCACCGTTTTGCTGGGCGCATCGGTTTCGGTTGATCCACTGCTAATCGTCGAACAGTTGTTGCTCGCTGTGGTTCTCCCAATGAGTCTTGCGGTCGGGGTCCGATACCGGTGGTCAGACCGCATCGGACAGTATGACGACCTCTATCCGTCGGTGTCGGGACTCATGGTGATTCTCATCATCGGAATCGTCGCTGCAGCGAACGCATCGCTCGTTCGTAATGGCGGTGCAGTACTCCGCTTGGTCACGCTCGGCGCAGTCGTTCTCAATTGTACTGGTTACGCTACCGGGTGGCTCGTGGGTTGGAACTTCACTCGTGAAGAGCGTATCGCTGCGACGCTTTCGGTCGGGATGCGTGACTTCGCCGTGGCGGCCGCCCTGCTTGTCGGAGCGGGCTTTCCGACGGCGGCAACACTCCCAGCGGTCGTCTTCGGGATCATCGAAATGACGACGAGTGCGGGACTCGCAAAGTGGTTCAGTCGACCACGCTGAACGTTATACGCAACTTTCCTGCTCATCTGCCCACTCAAGGAGGGGATCGAGTTTCTCGCGGAGTTCATCACCCCTCTCGGTGAGTTCGTACTCGACACGAGGTGGAATCTCCGCGTACTGCTCTCGGGAAAGGTATCCCCTCTCGACAAGTTCATCTAGGCGGGTCGATAGCGTCGAACTGCTAACTTCTCCGAACGTCTCCGCTATCTCGCCATATCTGGCTGGTCCGATTGCTCCGACGACACAGATCACTTGCATCGCGTATCGGCGACTGAGCAGTTCCATCACTCCACCTAGCGGGCAGTAGCAGTTGGTCTCGGTAGTCTGTACATCTGGCGTGTCATCCGATGAGGCGGGTGTTTCTGCCATAGCTTTCAACGGCCGTACTTAGTCTAATACTTCGGACTTGACAGTATAAGTATTCCCGTATTCAAAGTAACGACGTATTATGGGTCAAAACGACTCGTCACGAGAGGTCGCGTGTGAGCTGACAGAAGAACAAGAGAAAGAGCGGAGCGAGGAAGTCCGCTCACGTCTCATCACCAACTACGTTGGGGTTGAGGAATCTGAAGATGGCCTGAAAATACGGTTCGAAGGGACTGAGGAGTCGCTCCTAGCGGCCGCTCGATTCATATCCTCGGAGTTGAAGTGTTGTGCGTTCGCCGAGTACGAGATAACGGTGTCGCCACCGTACGAGGAGACGGCTCTGACTATCACTGGCCCTGACGGGACGCGAGAGATGTTCCGAAACGGTCTAGTTGCTCGACTGGAGGCAAAGAAGCCGTAGGCGTACTTCTGTCCAGTTGAGTGCTCTGAGCGGGTGTTGATGGAGTAGGATCTGGAACCCTACAGCAGTAGTATGGTGTTCTCTTACGGCTCTACCTGCTGAATAATGCTGTGGCAGTTATTCTCTAGCACGGCAATTTATGGCTATAGCCAGCGTACAATCAGAACACCATGGTCCGGTGTTACCTCTGTGATGCGCAGTGTGCAACCGGTGGTGGGGTGTTCGTTTGCGAACACTGCGGGTGCTGTTGTCACCAGCACTGCATCGAAAACTACGAGGCGGATACCTGCCCGAAATGCGTGGGTGACCCCGTGATCGGCGCTCACGAATTGTGAGATTCAAGATCACGGCTTCGCCCGCAACTCCGGGTATGGACGCTCTGCCTGCGGTGTTCTCAGTTACATCTATCGCGTTCCGCGGGTCTGAAACCCGACTCGGAACTGTCTACGACGTGATGATCGAGGCGAGTTCCTCGCGGTCGAACAGTTCGCCCGAGAAGGTGTCTGGGAAGTATCCGGTCGCGTACCGCTCGACGAGGAACAGGTGATGCAGCGGGCCGGGATAGATCGGACCGCCGCGGAACACCTTCCCGTTCTTGACAGCCCGGAGTTCGGAGGCGACCTCGTGGTTTTTCATGAACTTGACAACCGTGTTCTCGAACTCCTCGCGCGTCTTCTGCTCGTGACCGCGCAGAAGGATCGAATCGGGATCGATCTCCAGAACCGTTTCGTAGTCGATCGTCCCTCGGTTGCTCTCTGAGAGGCCGTCGATGCCCGTCCCGGAGAGTGCGTCTGTGATACCGACGTCGTGGAACGCCTTCTTGTTCGTCCCCTTCCCGCTCAGGCGGGCTGGGTAGAACGTTTCCGGTTCGTTACTTCCTTGCCAGCAGAGGAGCGCGTTCGGCCGACTGTTTGGTCCCGGGAGTTTCGTCTGAATGTCCGTAATATACTGATCGTGGAAGGATTTGAGACGCGAGAATTTCTCTTGTTCTTGATGGACTTCCGCTACTTTTTCGAACGCATCGTACAGCGTGTAGTACCGGTAATCGTGCCATTTGTCCGTCCGCCTAAAGATGGTGTTTCCGAAGAATGGGGACACCTTCTCGCTGATCTCCTCGATATCCGCGGCGTCAAGGCCAAACGTGTTATTTTTGATGAGCCACTGGGGGTCGATCATGTGGAGATCGCTATCGAGGTCGTAGAATATCTCCTTGGAGATGCCGGCGTCGCCGACTAACTTGGTTAGCGACTCCTTGTCGATGCTGACCCCGTCGAGTTCAGTGTAATGGTTGGTGTGGTACCGCGAGGGAAGCCCCATGCTGTTAATCGTATCCCCGTGACCGAGCGCAACTGCCATGTCGGCGTAACCCGGGAAGTAGTGGGCGACCGATTCCGGTGGCTTCTCGAGTGTCACATCACCGGTCGGTGACATGCTCACCGTATAACTCGTGTCCTCCGGGGTGCTCGTCGCCGTTTTGCCCTGACTCGTGCTCGTCGATGTATTCGTCTCCGTGTTCCCCTCTCCCCCGGAACTGCTACAGCCGGCCAGACCGGCTGCCAGTGCGCTCGCGCCGACACCAATGAACTGCCTTCGGTTTATGTCCATACGGTTTAGGGTTGCCTAAATGTATATAAACCCGTCGAAGTTTAGGCAGACCAAATATAGACAAAGAGACACTTCAGAGGGATAACATTCAGTGGTTCGGGACTACAGCGAAACACGGAATCTGATCATGATTTCATCCGGATTGGTAATCTCGAAATCCCCTGTCGCCCGGCACGCCCCCCTCGAAGACGATGCTGACCTACTCTACGATAACTGCACCTTTCATCCCGAGCGGCCCATGTGGTTCGCAGGCGTACAGGTACGTACCGGGCTCGTCGAACGTATTCTCGAAGTGTACTCCTGGTTTATCCACGAGTTTCTCGGATTTAATGTCGGCATTCTTGAACACTACGTTATGGGGGGTTCCTTCGTCGGACCACTTCCACTCGACCGTCGTTCCGGCTGCTATCTTCAGGACCGGCGGATCGAAGGCGAAGTGTCCGCCGTTCCCCTCGGCACCGACGGTGACTGTGGCCGTGTTAGTCTCTGTCCTGTCGGCGATGTTCCCATCGAAGTTACTGCTATCGACGACCCACTTATCTACGGTTTCATTCCCAGTTGACGGTGGCTCTTTGACGATAATGGCACCTTTCATTCCGTCGTCACGGTGGGGTTCGGAAACAAAGCGATACTCGCCCGGTTCCTCGAAGATGTAGTGATAGGACGTTCCTCGCTGTGCGTTCGTCCGGCCACTGTCGAACGTCCCATCGAGAGAAACGACGTTGTGTTGTTCACCGTGACCCGTCCAATCCCAAGTGACAATCGTCATGGGCGCGATCTCGATTGCCGGCGGACTGAATGCTAGTTTTCCATCGACGAGTTTTCCGACTGCGATGGTCGGTCGTGATCCCGGGCCGTACCGCCTAATGTCGCCGTCGTATCCGTTTGCATTCGACAGCCATTCCTTTAATGACTCCGCTGGAGCCGATTCGGATGCCTCGGTGGTCGCTGGTTTACTAATGGCGTTGCCGATAGATTGATTGCGATTACTGCTGGTTGAACAGCCGGCGACAGCCACAATGCTAGCGAGAGCAGCGCTTTGCAGGTATTGTCTGCGTGTGGGGGACCGATTCATTGCAATTCCCTCATCGCGTATCTGAAAAACAACAACTACGACGGTTGCCAGATTCTGAAAATTGATGTCCACCCACTTATGTAGGGGATTTCACACTAAACAAAAGCGATTCGGTTTAGTCACGCTATCAGGATACGATTCCCTCGTTTATTCAGCAGTTGCGCTGTACTCGTTGAACTCGCCGATCAGGTTGAACACGGCTTGGAAGTTGTCTATCCAATTGATTGCTAAATATCTCTATTTTGTATCGATTGAACCGGGTTTTCACAGCAAATGACGACAACATCCTCTTGCTATCTTTTTACAAATATAACAATGCAGTAATGTAATTGGGATTTAGTTTCCTCATCAAATACATTTTTTACTGTCACTATTCCAACGTATACTGGAGCACAATGGTAAAAAGACGGTCAGTACTGAAAGGAATCGGTGTCTCGATTGGACTAATGGGTGTCGGTGGCGTTGGCTCTGCACGCGAGCGTACTGATAACGATGGTTCAGGTCCTCCCGGTACTGCCGGGGTTGCTAACGAAGAGCGACTTCCGATACACGCTGAGGGGAAACTGATCCACAAGATCACCCCGAATCCGGACTCAGAGGGAGAATACAGGTACGAGCGGACGTTCAAGAGTCCGGACCTCGCGGAACGATACGGGGACCCTACGTTCACGTACGAGACGATTTCGGTTCCCAAAGAGCAGGTACGTGAGGAGGTACGAAACGGGGAGAGATCAACGTACGTTCAGCGGACTCAGCAGGTTATCGGGACCGCTCAGGAGCAGCGGAACGCCGAACGCGAAATCTGGAATAAGAAACCCGAAGGCGGGGTCCAGCCTCAGCACATCCCTCCCCTCGATGGAAACGTTCCGCTGTATCATTACAAAAAGGAGTCGGACGCCGAGGACATGCAGAACCGCGGCGCACCGTTGAACGTCGCGTGGGAGACAGAAGACTCCCAGTCGATTAAGAATCATATGGAAAACGGTAACGGTGGCGGAAGGTGGCTTCCGGCCAGTCCCATCACGGCCATCATTCGCCAGAACCGGTACGTCAACCTCCCGGATGGCGGAACAAAAAGTAATGATACGCACGTCATGCGGTGGGTCCCTAACGCTCTCTGTACCACTAAGCAGTACCATATTCGCCTGTACGACGTGCCCTTCGACGACATCAAAGCAGTCGGTCAGGCCCATCGGGATCCCTGCGATCACGGGAAAATCCCGTTCCTCGATGCGAACTTCAAACTCGACAAAGCGAGAGAAGCCGTCGTCGGATTCTGGGGAGACGGACACTCCAACATCAACCACGAGAGTACCGATATCGGTAATACGAGTAACAAGTTTGGCTCACACAGCGGGACATGGGCGTACTTCGATGAAGACTAGCTACGGGTAGGGATCCAGACAGTAAATAACTATTTTTCCGCAGGGGTCTCACGGTCCTTCTCCGTAGAGAACGAGTAGTACTGTAAGAAAGAAGAAGGTGGACACCAAGAGGAGTGAAAACCCGATCCACCGTCTATTTGAGGGCTGTACGTACACGGCGTATCCCGCAACTACAGGGAGGGTAAAGTGTATGAGAATGTCGATGTACGAGGCCGAGTTAGGAAGTCCGCTCGGGTGAAGAGTTAGAACGGTGAGTACCACGGAAAGGACAGAGAGCCCAAGACTAAGGACTGTGAGCCGCGACTGGACTCCGACAGCCGCCGCAGTGAGTGCTGCGTATAGGAAGTAAGAAAGAAACCTTGCTCCCAGTACGAGAGCAACGATTTCTGGGTTTGTGAACTGCTTTGAGAACCACTCGAACATACTCCGATTATGTATTTATATAATCATATCTTTTCTGTACTTTGACTGCCGCTGACCGTGTAACTAGTTCACGGGGCGATTCGATGCTCCAGCGACTGACGCTGTGACAAGTTATTAATACACAATCGACATTGATTGACAATGGTAATGATGCTACTTCAACAAGAGCCTCTTTTTGACCCACAGCAGTACATCTCACCGCTCGTCAGTGCTGTCACGACGGTCGTATTGTTCATCGTCGTGTTCGCCGTTATCTATCTACTCGGGAAGTACTTCCTCACCCGAGCGGTAGAACGCACTCTCGAACACCGTGGCTTCGATGAGACGCTTATCAGCCTTGCCGTGAGTACGACTGTTGTAATCACTGGCGTCGGTGCGGTCGCACTGGCTGCGACAGTCGCTGGTTTCGGTGTCGTCCTCGCGGCGTTCGCAACCTTGGCTGGTGCGCTCGCACTCGCAGTCGGTTTCGCGGCGCAGGATCTCATTGCCAACTTCGTCGCTGGGGTGTTTATCATCCAGGACGAACCGTTCTCGGTCGGCGATTGGATCGAGTGGAGCGGGAACAGCGGTGTCGTTCGTGAAATCCAACTGCGAGTGACGAAATTGGACACGTTCGACAACGAGCGGATCACCGTCCCAAACAGCGACCTCGCCAACGCAGCAGTGATCAATAATGTGGCGAACGACCGCCGCCGGGTGTCTGTCGGCTTCGGAATTGGATATGAGGATGACATTGCGCAGGCACGGGATGCGATCATTGACGAAGGATCGCGTATCGGTGGCGTCCTTGACGACCCTGAACCAACTGCCCCCGTCACGGAGTTAGGTGACTCTGCCGTCGTGCTCTCCGGACGCATCTGGATCGATCCCGACGAAAGTAGCTACGGGGCAGTCCGTGCGCAGTTCGTTGAGGCGGTCAAGGAGCGCTTCGACGCCGA contains the following coding sequences:
- a CDS encoding DUF4382 domain-containing protein, encoding MSRQTLQALLVASVVLLAGCAGGISGSPGSPTTNSPTTDADQTTSSPTSTSPDAGTVAFYISDEENAISDFQHLNVTVTRVGFERAGTDGGGWAEREVDNETVDLTTLQGANATLVNQYTIQNGTYSKVFVHVSNVNATLQNGEQVRVKLPSEKLQLTNDFTVTSGSDVDFVFDITVHKAGNSGKYILKPVISESGTDVPIKPTGNEERREDLKLQFVGNLSQSANATVEVTRDGEAVANATVLVNEEDVGTTDSNGRVTFGVPRDENLKVTVTKDDHQAELEVTLDHDSETDNQAGEKADAELNATFVGTVSQGENATLSVTQNGSAVENATVVVNDETVGTTDTDGKLTVAVPNADTLTVVAQVDDAEVELEYEFESDDNS
- a CDS encoding SagB family peptide dehydrogenase is translated as MVTACKYHEQTKHTPERVRTNTFSLDFENKPRPYKIYEDISQISLGESLQSLDKPALAAIATSSPEPRLDADPPSLDAQSLQTLCHYATGVTKTLKRRGRKMRFRAAACTGKLYHVDLYAVIGAVDGLDPGVYHFDPDTESFDVLRVGDYRGVLAQATDDFSAVANAPMTFVATSQWWRNAWKYRNRTYRHAFWDSGTILATLLAVASALGHESSVVAGFADEPVVRLLGIDPEEEAPLELVPVGSGSPAPDAQDIEQIDPDEVPLSDHVVAYPLVFDAWRQSTLGDNEAVRAWRQQFTEVDDHAFGTHDRGDGRLVTLDPVDTSTASSRPVTTTIERRGSLREYSHDAISDRKVATILDRALRGVPTDCGEAASHLVDYYCLVHAVEGIPSGAYQYHPEATVLERLGETSRQTAGHLALDQSVVGEAAVNVYIMADVDSIVEQVGNRGYRLAQLLGGISLGRLYLATYAHRTLGGRGFTFYDDLVSEHLSPRAANQTPMTLFAFGKRVE
- a CDS encoding nucleoside-diphosphate sugar epimerase gives rise to the protein MNAGYIRRLHSPLSILSLIVFGWAAYGLVNGILTTETVFGLGFYASGLTSLYVVFYLVLGGGECFLHR
- a CDS encoding sugar porter family MFS transporter, translating into MSTSNIQDILSGGGGRFVYVTAALAALNGLLFGFDTGIISGAFLFIENEFTMSSLVEGIVVSGAMAGAAVGAAVGGKLADRLGRRRLILISAIVFFIGSLTMAVAPNVPVLVAGRLIDGVAIGFASIVGPLYISEIAPPKIRGALTSLNQLMVTVGILSSYFVNFALADSESWRAMLGAGMVPAVILAIGILKMPESPRWLFEHGKEAEARAILQQTRSGDVEKELEEIRGTVSKQSNTGLRDLLEPWLRPALVVGLGLAVFQQVTGINAVIYYAPTILESTEFGNATSILATVGIGVINVVMTIVAIALIDRVGRRALLLTGVGGMVVTLGILGAVFYLPGFSGGLGIIATVSLMLFVAFFAIGLGPVFWLLISEIYPLAVRGSAMGIVTVANWGANLLVSLMFPVMTANLGTPSTFWVFGVCSLVALVFTYALVPETKGRSLEAIENDLRKNIASTADD
- a CDS encoding bile acid:sodium symporter family protein produces the protein MSDSVVTRVATLVDEYLLIWVLLSVGVGLAVPSVAVLTPLSTPILAVMIGAVSLTLAPERFRQLRSPVLLTILVVQTGMPLLAFAIARTFGLSPALTAGFVVLGAVTPELVTPTMTELSGGDTALATVILVVVGLGTLVFVPGVVTVLLGASVSVDPLLIVEQLLLAVVLPMSLAVGVRYRWSDRIGQYDDLYPSVSGLMVILIIGIVAAANASLVRNGGAVLRLVTLGAVVLNCTGYATGWLVGWNFTREERIAATLSVGMRDFAVAAALLVGAGFPTAATLPAVVFGIIEMTTSAGLAKWFSRPR
- a CDS encoding winged helix-turn-helix transcriptional regulator, with translation MAETPASSDDTPDVQTTETNCYCPLGGVMELLSRRYAMQVICVVGAIGPARYGEIAETFGEVSSSTLSTRLDELVERGYLSREQYAEIPPRVEYELTERGDELREKLDPLLEWADEQESCV
- a CDS encoding ABC transporter substrate-binding protein, translated to MDINRRQFIGVGASALAAGLAGCSSSGGEGNTETNTSTSTSQGKTATSTPEDTSYTVSMSPTGDVTLEKPPESVAHYFPGYADMAVALGHGDTINSMGLPSRYHTNHYTELDGVSIDKESLTKLVGDAGISKEIFYDLDSDLHMIDPQWLIKNNTFGLDAADIEEISEKVSPFFGNTIFRRTDKWHDYRYYTLYDAFEKVAEVHQEQEKFSRLKSFHDQYITDIQTKLPGPNSRPNALLCWQGSNEPETFYPARLSGKGTNKKAFHDVGITDALSGTGIDGLSESNRGTIDYETVLEIDPDSILLRGHEQKTREEFENTVVKFMKNHEVASELRAVKNGKVFRGGPIYPGPLHHLFLVERYATGYFPDTFSGELFDREELASIITS
- a CDS encoding halocyanin domain-containing protein; amino-acid sequence: MNRSPTRRQYLQSAALASIVAVAGCSTSSNRNQSIGNAISKPATTEASESAPAESLKEWLSNANGYDGDIRRYGPGSRPTIAVGKLVDGKLAFSPPAIEIAPMTIVTWDWTGHGEQHNVVSLDGTFDSGRTNAQRGTSYHYIFEEPGEYRFVSEPHRDDGMKGAIIVKEPPSTGNETVDKWVVDSSNFDGNIADRTETNTATVTVGAEGNGGHFAFDPPVLKIAAGTTVEWKWSDEGTPHNVVFKNADIKSEKLVDKPGVHFENTFDEPGTYLYACEPHGPLGMKGAVIVE